In Agrococcus jenensis, the genomic window GCGCATCGGCGGCGCGCGCGGGCAGGTCGGCGGCGAGCCGGTCGAGGTGCCAGTCGATGCGCGACCCGGCGGACGCCCGCGCGATGCGTCGCGTGCGCACCGAGAGCAGGTGCTCGCGCAGCTCGTCGACCGCGTCGAGCAGCTCGCCCGCGGGCGTGCGGCTCGCGGCGACGGGTCCGGGCGTGCCCTCGGCGTCGCGCACGACGACGACGCCCGCGGGCGTCCAGTGCACGACCTCCGGCGCGGGGACTCCCGCCGCACGGCATGCGCGATGGATCTCGGCGAGGTCCTCCGCCTCCCCGGGCCGGACGACCTTCACGAACAGGTGCACGCCGTGCTGGGTCAGCCGCACGACCGCTCGGCGGCCCGGCCGGTAGGCGAGCACGCGCGCCTCGATCGGGCCGCCGCTGCCCGCGGCGTTCGCGATGCGCCCGAGGCGCACGGGGTCGAGCGCGGTGCGGAGCGCCGGCAGCCGGGGGTCGAGCGGATGCCGCCAGATGCGGGCGACGGCGACGCCCTCGCGCGAGCGGATCACGAAGCCCGTCTCGCGAGCGACCGGCTGGCGCGAGCTGTCGACGAACCAGTCGCCGGCATGCTCGCCGGCGTCGATGGCGAAGCGGGCGATGCTGCCCTCGCCGAAGGGCTCGACGGCGATCAGGCGACCGGCATCGCCGATCGCCTTCTCCAGCAGTCGCTGCTCCAGCACCTCGTCATCGTCTCAGGAACCGCTGAGGGCTCGCCCAAGAAGCGACCCCCGCGCGGTACCTCGAGTGGTCACGACACGCCGCCCCGCCGCCCGCGCCGCGGCGTGTCGTGACCACCCGACCCGCTTCGGCGCGCACGCCGCTCGCGCTCCTCAGCTCTGCGACCTCTCAGAGCGCGAACGGTCGCTCGAGCACCCGTGCCGCAGCGCCGCGCGAGCCGTGCGTCCCGAGCTGGGGGGTCGCATCCGGCTGCGACGACGAGCGCACCGTGCGGTAGAGCTCCTCGTACGAGCCGGAGAAGCTGCCGCCCGCCCACGCCGTCGTCAGGTTGTAGGTGAACGCCGATAGCGGATTGCCGGCCGGGGTGGTCTGGTGGTCCGCGCACGCCGAGAGGATCGTGACCGTGGGTGGCACCGGCTCGCCCGGCCCAGACTTCGTCGCGACGAGCCTCACCGCCTCGTAGAGCTCCTTGTTCGTCGCATACACCTGGGTGCCGTCGGCGAACTTGGCGTCGCCGACCTGCGTGCGCACGTAGAGGTCGCCGAACAGGCTCGCGACGTCGTCGTCGCGCGAGCGGTCGACGGCGACCGCCTCGAGCTCGGGGGCCTCACCGTCGAGCGCCTTCGACAGCGATCCCTTCGTGATCGGGATCACGTCGTTGCGGCTCACGCTGCCGCTCGTCTGCAGGTCCTGCGGGCTCGTCGCCGCGAGCGCCCCCTTGACGTCCTTCGCATGGCCCGTCGCGATGTCCTTCGCGTCGGCGGCGTCGAGGATCGACTTGAACGCCGTGCCCGAGTGGCAGCTGTCGAACACCAGGTGCACCCGGACGCCCTCTCGCAGGCAGCGCAGCAACTCGTTGAGCTCGTCGTCGAGCAGCATGCGGTCGTAGAAGCATGTCGTCTCGTCGAGCCCATCGTCCTCGAGGTCCGCGGAGTCGTTCGGCAGCTGGCTGCCGTGGCCCGAGAACGAGACCAGCAGCGCGTCGCCCGGCATGAGGTTGACGGCCGCGTTGTTCAGCAGCGCGTAGAAGGCGGCTGTCGTCGCCTCTTCGTCGAGCAGCACGGCGGTGTCGTAGCCGAGCCGGCCGGCGATCTCAGCCATCGCGCGAGCGTCGTTGCCGCACGACGGCAGGGTCATGGGCGACCCGTAGTGCGCGGGATCGACGCGATCGACCCCCACGTGCACACCGACGCCGACGGGCGTACGGACCACGTCGCCGGAGAAGAGCGCGTCGAGCTGCGTGAGGGTCTGCATGCCGACGATGCCGTCGGCGATGAGCCCGTACTCCCGCTGGAACGCATCGACTGCCGCGAAGGTGCGCGGGCCGAAGTACCCGTCGATGCCGTTCGGCGGGATGTAGCCGGAGTTCAAGGCGCAGAGCGCCTCCTGGATGGCGACGACGGCCCCGCGGTGCGATTCCCCCTGCACGATGGGCCGGGCGTTGCTCTGTGCGTCGAGGAGCCGGTCCTGGGTGCTGCGGGTCGCCACGGTGGTGAAGCGTCGAGATTGAAACATGATGTGCTCCTTCGGATGGTCTAGGCGACCCACTGGTAGCGGTCGTCGGGGTTCGGTGCCATCGGCAGCGCTCGGCAGCCGAGGCCGACGACGTAGGCGGGCGCGGCAGCGGGCGGCGTCGGCGCCTCCGGCGCGTGGACGACGAGGCGCTCCGCGAGCGCGAAGCGAGCGTGCAGCCGTGCGAGCGGAACGAGCTCGAGCTGCCCCAGGACGGCGGGCCGCATGGCCGGCTCCAGCAGCACGATCGGCCCTGGCACGACCGGCGGCCGTGCGGTCGCGGCCGCGAGCTCGGGACGCAGCTCGGCCGCCGGTGTCGGGCCGAACGGCACCGCCGCCGGGCGCACCGTCCCGATCCTGGCGAGGTCGAGGCCCTTCATGCCGGCGCGCATGGGTCGGGCCAGGTGCGCGGCGGGCCGCAACACCGCGTCGCGCAGCCCGATCGGACCGATCGGGCGCCCGTCGGGCGGGCGCTGCGGGCGCGGGCCAGGGTCGATGCCGCGCAGCTGCGTGCTCTCCACGGCCGCGAGGTACATCCTGTCGGCGAAGGCCGGCACCGGCCCGCCGACCCCGTCGCCGGCGGCCGCGGCCTCGCCGCTCTCGAGCCGCCAGTCGCGGCGCTCGTAGAGCGAGGGCGTGAACCAGGAGCGGTGCAGCGTCAGCGCGATGAACCTGAACCGCACAGAACCCTGCCGGTTGGCCCGCCACGCATCCCACTGCGTCCTGGCGGGCGAGTCGCCGATCGAGCGGTCGAGCTCGTCGACGGTCGCCTCGGCGTGCAGCCACGTCGTCTCATCCGTGGCCGACAGCGGCGTCATGGTCGTCGGCGCGTAGCTGCCCGATGGTGTGCTGAGCAGCAGGTCCGGATGCAGCATGACCCGCTCCGCCTCCGCGACCGGCCGCGAAGACCGCTGCATGAGCCGGCTGATCGTCGCCTGCGCCGCCTCGATCTCCGTCTTCCTGCCCGCTACGACCCACAGGGCCAGCACCGCGGCGATGTCGGCGGCGCTCGCGTGCGTCTGCTCGAGGTCCCGGTGCGCCTTCGCGTACTCCTCGTAGAGGAGGTATGACGGCGTCTGCACGGGGAAGGGTCCCGGCTCGAAGAGCACGGCGAGCGCCCGCTCGAGCTCCGCCTGCTCGGTCGCGTCCCACGCGCGGGACGCGTGGTCCATCGCCGTCAGCACCGCGTGATGCCGCAACCAGAGCGGTGCCGCCGAGCTGTCCACCGGCATCCCCTCGCGCACCCCGCCGTTCGCCAGCTGCGCGAACTCCCACGCGCGCACCACGTCGCTCATGCTGCTCGCGACCTCGAGGTCGACGAGCGTCATGCGGACGGGGAACGGGAGCCAGGCGGCGAAGCCGCGGGCCTCGCCCTGGGCGTGGATCCAAGCGGCGATGCCGATGTGCAGGCCAGCGTCCATGCGCGCCTCGTCAGATCCACTTCGCGACGTCGGGGTTCGGGTTCGCGGCCTTGTCGAGCATCGCCGACATGAAGCCGACGAGCTGGAGGCCCTTCACGGTGATGGACGCGGTGTCGATCTGCAGGTTCGACTCGCTCGAGCGGTTCGACTGCTGGTAGCTGCCGCCCACGATGAAGGGCCCGATCCCGATCGCGCCGCCGCCCTTGATGTGCGACTCCTGCGTGCGCATGTACGTCGCGAGCTGCGCCGAGTAGATCGTCAGGTTGCGGATGAACAGCGCTTTCGTCGGGAAGCCGATCATCGCGCCGCTCGGCGGCCGCTTGCCGTCCGAGTGCTCTGGGCCGTTGTCGGCTACGAACTCCGTGGTGGGCCGCCAGCCCCGGGAGGAGAAGAACGCGGGGTTGAACGCGGGGCGCGAGATCTCGGCAGTCGTGTACTCGAAGCTCATGCCGAAGTCGTCGGACTTGAAGTCGGACTCGGCCGTCGTGCTGCTCATGCTGCCGCTCGCACCGATCGAGAAGATGCCGAGGCTGAAGCCGAGGCCGGCGCTGCCGCTGCGCGAGCGGGTCGACGAGGTCGCGCGCTGCGATAGCGACCGCTCGTTGAAGGTCGACCAGCCGTCCGAGCGCGCGAAGGAACCCGGCAGCACGGTGGCTGGGAAGAACGGGTAGCCGAACTGGCCGGTCGTGTTGTTGTTGATGTCATCGATCGCCGCGAGCAGGTTCGTCTTCCACACCACCATCGACGAGCCGAGA contains:
- a CDS encoding phosphotransferase family protein yields the protein MLEQRLLEKAIGDAGRLIAVEPFGEGSIARFAIDAGEHAGDWFVDSSRQPVARETGFVIRSREGVAVARIWRHPLDPRLPALRTALDPVRLGRIANAAGSGGPIEARVLAYRPGRRAVVRLTQHGVHLFVKVVRPGEAEDLAEIHRACRAAGVPAPEVVHWTPAGVVVVRDAEGTPGPVAASRTPAGELLDAVDELREHLLSVRTRRIARASAGSRIDWHLDRLAADLPARAADARALLPALVPHLRRVGQARVVHGDLHIGQLFLTGGRVSSVIDVDTAGLGDPADDTAAFIGHAIASAVTNEVAGRTADAALLQAIADEAADRWLRDAHAAALTALHLVGHGIRAADRSPEAASLLLDRAQRIAPARARR
- a CDS encoding caspase family protein, encoding MFQSRRFTTVATRSTQDRLLDAQSNARPIVQGESHRGAVVAIQEALCALNSGYIPPNGIDGYFGPRTFAAVDAFQREYGLIADGIVGMQTLTQLDALFSGDVVRTPVGVGVHVGVDRVDPAHYGSPMTLPSCGNDARAMAEIAGRLGYDTAVLLDEEATTAAFYALLNNAAVNLMPGDALLVSFSGHGSQLPNDSADLEDDGLDETTCFYDRMLLDDELNELLRCLREGVRVHLVFDSCHSGTAFKSILDAADAKDIATGHAKDVKGALAATSPQDLQTSGSVSRNDVIPITKGSLSKALDGEAPELEAVAVDRSRDDDVASLFGDLYVRTQVGDAKFADGTQVYATNKELYEAVRLVATKSGPGEPVPPTVTILSACADHQTTPAGNPLSAFTYNLTTAWAGGSFSGSYEELYRTVRSSSQPDATPQLGTHGSRGAAARVLERPFAL